In Phaseolus vulgaris cultivar G19833 chromosome 3, P. vulgaris v2.0, whole genome shotgun sequence, the sequence aaataaagaatatatttataaaattttataaacaattattatagaaaaaaatattttttatatgctaaattaacttatacaaaaattttaaaaaattaaaactatgtAAAACTActttttacaaattaaattatatataaaatagtaataattatgttaaaaaatatttttattttattttttgttctcTCCAATATTTATGAAGAAAATGGTTGACATAAATAGAAAGTAacacctttattctgttttttttttatctcatatttgaagaaaagggaagagagagaaaaagtgtATTGTGAGTATGTTGGTGCTCATGGTACTAAGCATAATGTGTGATGTATTTTGGGTTTTCTTATGAAAAATAAACTCACCTTTCGTGTTTTCACAAAATCAATAACGTTATATGTCTACATCCATACCAGCTACATCActctattaataattattttatttattaaatttcagTATATTAAATATCTGAatataatactaaaaaattaaattaaattgttaaaCATTATCCAACTCTTAAATAAAATGACTTGTTTGtcttaattttgtaaatttgatAATGACATCTACACTAAACTATATTTAACTTAATAtaacacttattttttttatcaataataataataaaataatatgaaaaacttAGGTTCAAACCTATTACAGAGAGAAAGTCTAAGAAAGAGAATATATTTAATCAAACTTACAAGATTTAAGAGAGTTACCTACTTTTATGTTCCAAAACTGATTTCATAAGACAATTTTTTCCAACAtccttttatattaataattttatgaagAACTTTAAAAAGTCTTATTATACTTAATTGTCacatactattttaaaaattaatgtttgtgcttatcatataataatttttttatagaatatattttttttatacataaacaATGATGATTTGCATAAACAATTGAACATTATTACGTGTTTCattgaaaaatttaattaaacaaCCCTACTTAATCTAAAACCATCTTTATAACGTTCTTTCTTCCAAGAggaatttaaatttatgatgAAATTAAGGCTTGAGTTCAACACACATTTTATTCATCTCTTCCAATAAagatttaaataagaaaatatgaaaagaaGTTTCATCGTCCTccatgaaaattaaaaatagaacattttgtttaaattgattGGAATCTTATTCCCAATATGCTCAATAATATCACACTATTTAGGGATTTAAATTAaggatatttaaaaaaaattaaaatattttttaaggagAAAATAGTAATCAAACTCAAAACTCAGATAAGATAATATCTCAAAGATTAACTATAAGCATTAATCTTGATTGTTATCTGCTGCTATCTATGTTGAAGATGtgtatatgttttttaattggGTTAGAACAacgttaaataataataaattaaatattattttatagactaaaaaattataaattaattattaatatttggtaatagaaaaaacaataaacatGTTATCTCAGCATATGCAAAGTGTGAGATCCTGAAAAGGGTATTAATTGGATACAGTGCTGTAATAATGCTTCTCCAACATCTAAATAAGTTGCAGAggtaataataatatgataaaaaaggCACAACAAATATTAACCATAGAAACAGTGATGCAGCAGAGTTGAATACACACAACAACACATTctgaaaattattttgatttttcaaagGTGGTTGGTGTCTTGTGGGCACAGAGTAAGAGGCTCTTAATACTGGTACATGTGCCAATGAAGGTTGTGCACAGAAATTGTGATTCTTTGtcttttctaaattagtcttcTACCATTTATAGTAACCTTAATATTCTcacttttttccttttctggCAAACTTCAGATTTCACTTTAGTCCCAGGAATAACACTGGTTTAGTTTGCAACAACTCCTTCTCTCCACACTCTTGAAATGACACCAGAGACCCTAGTTTTTTCACAATATTACCAAAACCCTTCAAATGATCACACCACCATCATCTTTTTGCTTGGACCTGCTGCATGCAATAACaaaattttcacataaatcaCAAAGACTCAAACTCATGTTCTTAGCAAGAGATTAATTAAAGACTATGTCTTTTTTTTCTGATACATAAGACTAGTGGTCGTGTTTAAGCTTTTCCAAATTGCATGTTTAGCCACACATTCATTATGTCACCTACACAAAATGACAGTACCACCCTTGCCCTCTCTCTGCATTATCTTGCCATATACAAGAATGCTTTGTGGCAGTTTTGGACATCCATCTCTCAGAAATTGCCTTCATATTTCTTGGTATATATTAATAGCAAGCTAGTGTGATATTTCTCAAGCTCTAATTCCACAACTAAAGAAAGTTTTCCAAGGTACCAAGTTGTTGATTTCAACACTTCTTCTACTCCTCTTCCACCTTCTCTCTCTCACCTTCTTATGAACATTTTCTTTAACTTTACAAGTAGCCCTAATAAAGCATTTTCTGCGTTTTTCAAACATGCACATCTTTCTTTTCTAGCCACTCACAGATTATATGCAGTCTAATCTCTTACTTGTTGTTATTAGTAAAGTGATATTacccttttttcttttttcttctcttaaaaTCATTGCTTGTTTTCTGTTGAATTTGGAAGGTAAAAGAACTCAAAGGGTTGGTTTATATACACAGAAGTAAATTTGCTTTAACTTGTTTCTTTATGTGGTAATGTTGTGTAGAGGGATTGGAGGAGAAACTGAGGGTAGAAGGAAATTAAGGTAGGGTTTGTGAGAAATGGGACGTGGAAAGATTGAGATAAAGAGGATCGAGAACACCACCACAAGGCAAGTTACCTTCTCCAAAAGAAGAGGTGGCCTCATCAAGAAGACAAAGGAGCTTTCTGTGCTCTGTGATGCACAGATCGGAATCATCATCTTCTCCAGCACTGGGAAGATGTGGCAATGGTGCACTGAAGCCTTAAGGTGCATGCCTACTACCCCTTCATTTCACTTTTTCTCAGATCCCTCCATTACAAGAAATATCTATGTTAGTCTCTTTAAAAAATCAACACAAAGAACAAAAAGGACACTAAACTTTCTTTCAATTTCTGAAGTAAAATAAGGGTTTCTGTTTATTATATTAAAGCAAAAGCCAAAGAAACCTAGTCCTTTGTGTATGATGAATTTTTTTGAATACATCTTTAGAGTTGAGTTTTGTTTAAGGGTTCCCTAAAgtgtatattattttttctgataaaaaaaagtttttgatTTGTTTATACACACAGCTTTCTGTTGTTAATTCTTCCAAAATGGCTTCCATTTCTGGCTAGTTTTGAGCATTAGTTCTGttgatttgttttcttcttaATTGCTTCTAAAACTTTTATTCTGTTGATCCTGAAGTAAAACAAGGGTTTCTAGTGATTTGTACACACATACAGTTTTCATGTGTTGATTCTTCCAAAAAGGGTTTCGATTGTGTTAGTTTTCAGCTTCTCTTGTTGATTGATTTCTCTCCTCAAATGTAACTAATTCTGTGGTGTGTTAAGTGTCTCTTTAtgttgtgtgtgtgtgatgTGAGAGGAGGTTTTAGGTCGATATCATCTTAATTTCATTCTCAAACGTAAGGTTGACCCACTCAAGTGCCTTGGACTTTGCATGTTTCATGTCTGACATGGTGATTATAGATCTGATCACTTCAAGCAATGATTTGTTTTCTCAGTGTGGCATGTGCTGGGTTATGGATTTCCTTTTCAACCACAATATACTTGTGATCTTCTCTTAAACTCTCTCTTCAACCCTCTAACTTTTCATGTCTGAATCATGCATTCATTTTTCTGGCTAAAAAAACCTATCACATTAATCAAAAACTCATCTCTTTGGCCTATTCAATGTATTCATCCACAACTATAACTAGCTACTACTTTTACATTATTCACACCAAACTCAGAGTTAACTAAAAtcgtttgattttttttatattttcacacCTAAATAGTTGGAAGTACCATATCCAAGTAGGTTGAACTTATGGGTGTTTTCTGTTCTGAGTGTATGAGTCTTCTATGATTGTTATTTCTGTGTGCTGTTGGTTTTGAGACAATCAGTCCTTGATTTTAAGTTCTAATGTTTATCTTTTGTATGGTGTTTGCTTTGGATTTTTCGATTTAGATTTAGGTGGTGTTCTGAGATTAGTTGTTAAATGTTAGTTTCTTTATAGATTTAGGCTTTTTAAATGTGACATTTGCCTTTTGTTTGTGAAATGATTCTTatctgataattttttttatattaaataggTTGAAACTTCATTTTGTAGGTTTAAATCACACTTAAAATCTACTTAGTGTTAACAATGGTGATTATCACGATTTGATCTGatttgatattctgaaaaatacGAAGGTTTTGCATCTATTACACTGTTTTAAACATGAAAAGTGTGTGATTGATCAGGATGGAGCAGATCATAGAGAGGTATCAGATAACAACAGGAGCTCGCATTGCAGAACGTGATCATCCCCGTGTATGAAACTCACCTGCTAAATATTCATTCACATTCTcataaaatcaaagaaaaaaaaagtgttatgaATAAATTTTGAAGGTTTGTATGCATTTgcaggaagagtttatccatgacATGGCAATGCTGAGGCAAGAAACTCTTCGTCTTGAACTGGGAATTCAAAGGTATCTTGGAGAAGACATGGGGTGTTTGCAATATGAAGATTTGAACAAACTTGAACAAGAATTGGAGAATTCTGTCGCAAAGGTTCGAAATCGTCAGGTATGTGATCAATGCACTCTTCTTTTCAATATGCCAATTGTTATATCTAATTTCAATACTCTAATTTAGTTTCTTATCAATTACATTTTCAATTGgtgtaaaaaaattgaaagtaaTAAGATTTTTGTCCCTTAAAAAATGCATTTAATAATGGATTATTTTTAGTgctttttacaattttaatatcccttaaatatgttttttagtgcttttaataaaaaaaatcaataaatgaaaGTATTTAAGGAATAATCTTTGTAGAAAAACAATTACATAAATCAACTTcacaaaatatttacataaaattctaataaaatCCAACATGATCCAAGTAAACAAATTCTTAAAgactaataaaacaaaattacccaattcattaaaatatcaaatttgttGTTTAGTTCATAGCTTTGTTCTTGGTGATCAAAAGTATTTCAAAATCAGGAGAGTTGACACATTGAAACATGAAGAATTGTTTGTAATATAGgcaattaatttttaatgttcCATCTCTGTCACCAATTGTCTGACATGAGAATCCATGCAGAATGAGCTCTTGCAACAACAAATGGAGAATCTGAGAAGGAAGGTATAACACTCTTTCACATTCTTCATCTTACACATTAAAAACCCTgcattttaaaacaaaacattatCCATATTTATTCATTATATCTTCTTAATTAATTCTATCTTCTTAATTATGATTCAGGAAAGGATCTTGGAAGAGGAAAACAATAATTTGTCCACTTGGGTAAGAATATAAAACTTACAAAACTAATATAAGCCCCATTTGAATTTATTACAAAACTTTTATAAATGTGTGTGTGGTTATAAATGTTTGTATTGTTGATGTTGTTATGTAATCAgaattaaagattttttttatgtgtatataagttttttttggaCTTAGTTTATGTttagataacttttttttaaagtatttttagaagagaaaagtaaaaaataatacattttttctataaactaaatatatctatatataaaggtaaaaataaaattttaaaaaatgatataaaatatttcttatattaaccttttttatcataaaaatatatataaataaataaaagggtACTTGTGATACCCCAACCATCTACAAATAGTCAAGTGTACATAAATGAGATTACAAAAATGTCAATTCAAAATAACCATAAACCTAAAAACTTTTCCCTCACATTTAACCCGTGTAGTAGCAAACATATAGGGTAAAAATAAAGTCATCGAAGATTAGATCTCTCTGATACAACAGAAAAAGACTCAATggaggaaaaaaaaagataatctCCTTCATAAATCATTGTTTAACTCCATATCTGCTACTTATAACTCTCATAAATCTTGACCTGGATGtgactttaaaaaaaaacctccattaCTTCACAAAAACCTTCATCCCTTCTATGAATTAATTTAAACatgattaattttaactttaataactcattttatttttctcttatgtttACTTGTGGAAACTTAGTTTTGTTTGGCATAATAACATTAGATGATGTATATGTTGTTAACAAAAAGTTGGGAAGAATGGATTCAGGAACAGAGAGCAGTGTTGGAGTTTGAGAAGGCTAGAATGGAAGCAAGCAAAGGAATGAATGTGATGGATGAGTTTTCATTGTTTGAAGACCAACCTGCTGGCAGCATCCTTCAACTTGCTTCCCCTGTGCTTCCTCACTTTCACCCTTATCTTCAACTTGCACAACCCAATATCAACCCTCACCAAGATACCAATATAtggtatatatacatatatctaTCTCTTTATACTCTTTATATCTATCTCTTTATACATTCTCTTATACAACACTATATACATATGCATGCATGCatatgtttttttgttgttgacAGTTTCAAAACATGAATTGTGTTTTTTTGGCTGAGTAGTTTCTTCAAGAAACTATATGAAGTTTTGGAGTTTCCCTTTCAAGTTTTGcataattattttagaaaatatgagTTTCAGATTGTTCATTATACAACTTCTAATTAttgatgatataaaaaaaaagatatttttattattttatataaatattgaaattttttaaacaaagaaAGAGGGTTGTACACTGAGAAGATTGTCAATCTATATTTTTCGTAGTTTATGGAATAATGGAAGTTGTTGTTGCTTTTTCATTTTCACCTTCAAtctatcaattattttaatctcttttaacgagataaatataagaatgttcttaataaatgataatatttaCCAAACATTGAACATAAATAAATTCTCAATAGTGTTTTCAGAAATATCATTCCTCCATAATTTAATCCACACAAATGAAATTCAATTAATGTGAATAATGTTGATCTCTAGTGTCTTCATGTGTGTTTGTACCATTTTCagacttttttattttattttcttcatatgCATCATCACCTCTAtcatttttctcttattttattttctgagtatatattatattaattatatatcttGATGAATATGATATGTGTGGTTTGTGATGACTTGCAGAGTAATTTATGGAGTGATTTCTTCAGGGAATGAAGAGgctataattaatattatcctTGTAATAATATATAGATACATTTTCAACCCTCTTTCTTAAGGAAACATAGCTTGGAATTGACACTATAATTAATAACTTGTTActctcattttttttgttttattttcaattaattaagtatgtacatcaaatttaattttagttgtTTTGAGGATATGTGTTTATGGTAGAATAGAGATACTAGATAATTGATTTAAATTGAAAGATGTAGGTGTCAACTAGTTGAAATATCatagttttttaataatatattttttaaatatatatattattcgtTTGAATGTTGAAATgactttaattataattttctcaaatatataattatatttttttataatttaaaaaataaaataaatatttagataatactttaacagaaaataatttatgaCTATAGATTAAATATTACCCTAAAGTtttcttttttacatttttagaatttttttttggaacatTACTTTCAAATAgattctaatttaaaaaaaattattccacaatgataaaattcaatataaaagattttagaataaataatttaaaaactatattttttgaaatcaaaacacattcaaaaatatattttgttccAATGACTTCTAAAAATGTGTAATCAAAATGTCTTTTATTAATTTCGAAACGTTTcaagaaatttaaaatgttaattttgtttttcaagtgAGACTATGAGATGTAAGGAGAAattaaggaggtgccaaaagcAATTTTTTTGTCTCTCTCCCATTAACCCTTAACtccttttttttaaagttttttttccatacaataaacttttttaaacagataaaaaattaattttttatttaattactgaaataaatgaaaaaaaaaataggaatatacctaatctaaataaataaataaactttgtAGGTTGGATTGAATTGaactttttttagaaaattcCATTAGAATTGGGTTGGATGCATGGTTTTCAAATCACATAATCTCCATATCTAAGCTAGTTACatgaatatataataaaaaaaatcatttatcttATACTTTACTCTATAATCATTAgtaaaaaagaattatttaaTTGTAGGTGGCCATAAAGTActccaaaagttttgaaaattaaacttttacctttaagtattattttattggtgaaataaaatagtaatcccctcaaaattttgattttggcTTCCTAACCTCTGCATCCTTCTCACTCTACCCCATGATATTATACTAATCATCTATATTTAGCTTTTCCAATTAAAAGTAGagaacaattaattttaatatgtaaaaaaattaaatcaaatatctTTTCAAGGTAAAAACAAGTTGTTGCAagtcattttctttctttacttTTTGTGTCTATGTAATTGGGTCTCAGAATTTCTTTACAAATTAAAAGATGTCTTCAATGTCAAAAGATCATTTAGCATTTTTCATCAACAAGATTTTTGTGAATGATGATATGTTCAGAACcttgtattaaattataattgaattttaaaaaaaataatggcatgataaagtaattttaaaattatatggtaaattacaagaaaatcattaaatagaaatcaatcttatatattgacaaaattagatattattttaaagactaaaaaaattattgatatctaaattaatttcttgatAAATaatctctaaattagtatcaataatagaaaataatttagataccaataattattttagtctctaagataatatataatttagttcatataaaaactaataactttttattataaaattggtttttaattaataatttttttttatatcaaagtaatatttttttcattattttcatgatagaattttactttttttggtGTGAATATTAATATCACTCTTATCAGTTGGACCAACTTTTACTGGTTTAGTGCAGTGGGGTAGtagtttaattttctttttcatttcaatGCACTATAATATCCAAATTGTGGGTGTGAAATGGACAAGCAAAGAAGAACTAAATGAAGAACAATAGCACAGGATTGCAAATAGCATGTTCTTTACAACAAAACTAAACTATTGATTCACTTCACAAAATCCATTGTTTTTCACAATTGCTTTTTCTTCATACTCTTTGCAATGGTGACAACATCCATCTAAATTTTTCTGCTACACAAGCCATTGAGTAAATTTGACTGCATGCCTCTTTGAGGACATGgagaaaaatcaaaagaaatatGCCTCCAAAAGCAGCAACTCTCAGCACCAATCTTTCTGGTGGTGAGTTCACTGTCAGATAAACACAATCCACAGTTATCAAGATCCAGCTAAACTTTTCCATCAACACTCTGATGAACAGCAATTTTCCTGCATAATTTTCCCCTGAGATTTTGCATATGATCCTCAAACACAACACCCCCACAACAAAAAAAGTGGTCATTGACCAACCCCTGTACCTCACCAGCTTCCCTCCCACAACCAAGGCCTCTTTCCTGCACACACAAGAGGCACACTCACCTGAAAATGTTGAGGACATGAGTGCATCAAAGCCTGTGTAATAAGGCAGCACAACAGAATCCAGATACAAGCTTGCATGCAAAATGCCAGACACTGTTGAAGCCACAAAAATAGTGTACTTGAAGTCCTTATCAGCTCCACTGTCAAAGGACAAGGCAGAAATCAGAACCATCAGAAGAATTGCAGGGCCAAGGCAAGAGAGTGGGAATATTGTGTTGATTTGAGGACCCTTTGCAAAGGCCAAGATTATGATTGGGAGGGACACTGGCCCAGAGGGCAAAAGGAATCTCTTTGATTGACTCAAAAAGATTCTCCCTCTTCCACCACTCATCATGTCCATTATCACTGTGACAAGAGTGAGCAAGTAAGAAGCTGTGGTGAAGAGAAGCACCAAGATATCAACAAGAAGAGGATAGTTTGAAGGGTATGTTTTGTCACAGAAATAATGGTAAGGGCAGTGGATAGTGTCCAAGGTTTCCTCCACTTGCCAACTGATGCACTTGAACAATGTGGCATGAACTTGTTCTTGGTCCCATTCCAATGTTGGGTATGTTGGGAGCCAGAAGAACATGTTCATTATATGGTTGTGTTGGTAAATTAAAGTTTGATCTTATAAATAAGAACCTTgtggataattttttttgttggttGGGGTACTCAACTTCAAGATGAAGTGGATGAAGAAAGACCAACTAATCAAAATTCCATCTTGCAGTTAAAACAACACTGTGGCCTCATTTATTTACTTTGTTTATGCAGTTTCCTCTGTCAATTGCCTTTCAGAGAGGAGTTCAGTTCCTGTCTGAAGCATACCAAGTGTTGAATGTAAGCAAATTTTTTGAAGGTGTTGTTGAATTTTGAAGTGAAGAAATGGTGTTAAGATTAAGGCAACGTGAGTCCAAAGGAAAAGGGATTTTGTTTGGTGAGTGATGAACATTTATTGATTGCATGATGTGCTACCAAACTGATAGTATCATCAGCTATGTACAAACAAAAACTGGTATACCAACAGCACCTCATATTGCAGAATTTGTACCTGTTGGTTCGAGATCTCACATATACTAGAGATTaagatatttcataatatatatgtaGGT encodes:
- the LOC137805721 gene encoding protein TRANSPARENT TESTA 16; the encoded protein is MGRGKIEIKRIENTTTRQVTFSKRRGGLIKKTKELSVLCDAQIGIIIFSSTGKMWQWCTEALRMEQIIERYQITTGARIAERDHPREEFIHDMAMLRQETLRLELGIQRYLGEDMGCLQYEDLNKLEQELENSVAKVRNRQNELLQQQMENLRRKERILEEENNNLSTWEQRAVLEFEKARMEASKGMNVMDEFSLFEDQPAGSILQLASPVLPHFHPYLQLAQPNINPHQDTNI
- the LOC137806028 gene encoding uncharacterized protein, with amino-acid sequence MNMFFWLPTYPTLEWDQEQVHATLFKCISWQVEETLDTIHCPYHYFCDKTYPSNYPLLVDILVLLFTTASYLLTLVTVIMDMMSGGRGRIFLSQSKRFLLPSGPVSLPIIILAFAKGPQINTIFPLSCLGPAILLMVLISALSFDSGADKDFKYTIFVASTVSGILHASLYLDSVVLPYYTGFDALMSSTFSGECASCVCRKEALVVGGKLVRYRGWSMTTFFVVGVLCLRIICKISGENYAGKLLFIRVLMEKFSWILITVDCVYLTVNSPPERLVLRVAAFGGIFLLIFLHVLKEACSQIYSMACVAEKFRWMLSPLQRV